The proteins below are encoded in one region of Pseudonocardia sp. DSM 110487:
- a CDS encoding epoxide hydrolase family protein: protein MPRPTSDVQAFEAHATDADLDDLRARLAAARLPEAETVHRAAPHPRRWKQGVPLADLVDVVNYWRTGYDWRSFEERLNRIGQFRTTIDDLGIHFLHRRSARADATPLILTHGWPDSVVRFIDVVDELADPEDADAPAFHVVVPSLPGFGYSDRPATTGWGTEKIAAAWVELMGRLGYSKFAAHGGDWGGNITTVLGGRFPAHVLGIHTTFAEGPPGLTTDGLTAVERKWAEETRDFWRHRAAYAKQQATRPQTIGYSLVDSPVGLLAWILDKFAEWSDTEDSPFETISRDRVLDDVTLYWLTRTGASAARIYYESHNSLDPELRVDVPSAITGYPRDVEKCPRPWAQERYRQIVRWRLAETGGHFPSLEVPGYFVKDLQEGLAAVLAATR from the coding sequence ATGCCCCGTCCAACCAGCGACGTGCAAGCGTTCGAAGCCCACGCAACCGACGCTGACCTCGACGATCTGCGTGCGCGACTGGCCGCGGCGCGGCTACCGGAGGCAGAGACGGTCCATCGCGCCGCACCCCACCCTCGCCGATGGAAACAGGGCGTGCCTCTCGCCGACCTCGTCGACGTCGTGAACTACTGGCGCACCGGGTACGACTGGCGATCGTTCGAAGAACGCCTCAACCGGATCGGCCAGTTCCGCACGACCATCGATGATCTGGGAATCCACTTCCTGCACCGCCGATCCGCGCGCGCCGATGCCACTCCTCTGATCTTGACGCACGGCTGGCCGGACAGCGTTGTTCGGTTCATCGATGTGGTAGACGAGCTGGCAGATCCGGAGGATGCAGACGCGCCGGCGTTCCACGTCGTGGTCCCGTCGCTTCCCGGCTTTGGTTACAGCGACAGACCGGCCACGACCGGGTGGGGAACCGAAAAGATCGCGGCCGCATGGGTGGAACTGATGGGAAGGCTCGGCTACAGCAAGTTCGCAGCCCACGGCGGCGACTGGGGAGGCAATATCACCACGGTCCTCGGCGGCAGGTTCCCGGCGCACGTTCTCGGCATCCACACCACGTTCGCGGAGGGGCCGCCCGGGTTGACGACGGACGGGCTGACGGCGGTCGAGCGCAAATGGGCCGAGGAAACCCGCGATTTCTGGCGCCACCGCGCGGCGTACGCGAAGCAGCAGGCGACCCGGCCGCAGACCATCGGCTACTCGCTCGTCGACTCACCGGTCGGGCTTCTTGCCTGGATCCTCGACAAGTTCGCCGAGTGGTCGGACACCGAAGACAGCCCGTTCGAGACGATTTCCCGAGACCGCGTCCTCGACGACGTCACCCTGTACTGGCTGACGCGGACCGGCGCATCGGCGGCCCGCATCTACTACGAGAGCCACAACTCGCTCGACCCCGAACTCCGGGTCGACGTCCCGTCAGCAATCACTGGGTATCCCCGCGACGTCGAGAAGTGTCCGCGGCCCTGGGCGCAGGAGCGGTACCGCCAGATCGTCCGATGGAGGTTGGCCGAAACCGGGGGACATTTCCCGTCGCTGGAGGTTCCCGGGTATTTCGTCAAGGACCTGCAAGAGGGCCTCGCGGCAGTGCTGGCCGCGACTCGGTGA
- a CDS encoding dienelactone hydrolase family protein, with product MRFTSEQRLDEGVLEREFALGEIPGILWTPGSASAPAPLILLGHPGGLHKMYPRLVARARHSAAEGYAAATIELPGSGDRPRSAAAEEARADLRRALEAGEPVDDEIIDRLVLPLVDKAVPEWRAALDALLSLPEIGGPVGYAGGVISIGVRLAVVEPRISAAVLFAGSFVPRTMFEEARQVTIPLQVLLQWDDEWNDRQMSLDLFDAFGTKEKTLHANMGGHTGVPQFEGDDGNRFFARHLK from the coding sequence ATGCGATTCACCTCCGAACAGCGCCTCGACGAAGGCGTACTCGAACGCGAGTTCGCCCTCGGCGAGATCCCCGGCATCCTGTGGACGCCCGGATCCGCATCCGCACCGGCCCCGCTGATCCTGCTCGGCCACCCCGGCGGACTGCACAAGATGTACCCCCGGCTGGTGGCCCGGGCCCGACACTCCGCGGCGGAGGGCTACGCCGCGGCCACCATCGAGCTCCCCGGCAGCGGTGACCGGCCCCGTTCCGCCGCCGCCGAGGAGGCCCGCGCCGACCTGCGCCGCGCGCTGGAGGCCGGCGAGCCGGTCGACGACGAGATCATCGACCGGCTCGTCCTCCCGCTGGTCGACAAGGCGGTCCCGGAATGGCGGGCCGCCCTGGACGCCCTCCTTTCGCTGCCCGAGATCGGCGGGCCGGTCGGGTACGCGGGAGGGGTGATCTCCATCGGCGTCCGGCTGGCGGTGGTCGAGCCGCGCATCTCGGCCGCCGTTCTGTTCGCCGGGAGTTTCGTGCCGCGCACGATGTTCGAGGAGGCCCGGCAGGTCACCATTCCGCTGCAGGTCCTGCTGCAGTGGGACGACGAATGGAACGACCGGCAGATGTCCCTGGACCTGTTCGACGCCTTCGGCACCAAGGAGAAGACGCTGCACGCCAATATGGGCGGGCACACCGGCGTACCGCAGTTCGAGGGGGACGACGGGAACCGGTTCTTCGCCCGGCACCTGAAGTGA
- a CDS encoding siderophore-interacting protein, whose amino-acid sequence MIPKLRLPRARTMITLEVRRRESLSPSFASITLGGPALQDLIVAGGDQTIRLFFPREGQTALRMPTASNEAWMAQVLLMPKSVRPQVRNMTVRRARPAEDEVDIEFALHGDSPMTSWVRRVRPGDPAGIFDMGTTYRPPDHGQSQLLVGDETALPAILAILDQAPPSLAAEVYLEVPTAADVRDVVAPPGVRIHWFSRDDLADQRPGAVVPEAVRRAAMPPGRVYAWVAGESRLATSVRRHLVNDRGVPKADISFAGYWRHGWSAPG is encoded by the coding sequence GTGATCCCGAAGCTGCGGCTGCCCCGTGCCCGCACGATGATCACGCTCGAGGTGCGCCGCCGCGAGTCGCTGTCGCCGAGCTTCGCGAGCATCACCCTCGGCGGCCCGGCGCTGCAGGACCTGATCGTGGCCGGCGGCGACCAGACCATCCGGCTGTTCTTCCCGCGCGAGGGCCAGACCGCGCTGCGGATGCCCACCGCGTCGAACGAGGCGTGGATGGCCCAGGTGCTGCTGATGCCGAAGTCGGTCCGCCCGCAGGTCCGGAACATGACGGTCCGCCGCGCCCGCCCCGCCGAGGACGAGGTCGACATCGAGTTCGCCCTGCACGGCGACTCCCCCATGACGTCGTGGGTGCGCCGGGTGCGGCCCGGGGACCCGGCAGGCATCTTCGACATGGGCACCACGTACCGGCCGCCGGATCACGGGCAGTCGCAACTGCTCGTCGGCGACGAGACCGCGCTGCCGGCCATCCTTGCGATCCTCGACCAGGCGCCGCCGTCGCTGGCCGCGGAGGTCTACCTGGAAGTGCCGACCGCTGCCGATGTCCGTGACGTGGTGGCGCCGCCCGGGGTGCGAATCCACTGGTTCAGCCGCGACGACCTCGCGGACCAACGACCGGGAGCCGTCGTGCCGGAAGCGGTTCGCCGTGCGGCGATGCCGCCCGGCCGCGTCTACGCGTGGGTCGCGGGCGAGTCCCGGCTGGCCACGTCGGTGCGGCGGCACCTGGTCAACGACCGCGGCGTACCGAAGGCGGACATCTCGTTCGCGGGTTACTGGCGGCACGGCTGGTCGGCACCGGGCTGA
- a CDS encoding RNA polymerase subunit sigma-70: MTDARELGADEAAFIAAVRSDDTARFAHVTERHRRELQVHCYRMLANYDDAQDMTQETFLRAWNKRESFKGHAALRTWLYRIATNACLDFLEKRNDRTPVPSELPDPGSEMLYLQPYPDRMLPEDPQESVVARETIELAFIVAVQHLPPRQRAVFILRDVLGWPASKVAGALELTVASATSALQRARVTMREQLPDRRIDWRGPATHALSDDERGVVKSYIDAHERNDLDGLMSLLRDELRFAMLPDMGTVLMTAEDAVDGWVSGGLFQRGHDDWRGISTTVNRLPAAALYLRTPDDPDYRLFAIAVLHIVDGKIAELTGFDATDKPWLGLPPTL; encoded by the coding sequence ATGACCGACGCCAGAGAGCTGGGCGCCGACGAGGCCGCGTTCATCGCGGCAGTCCGCTCGGATGACACGGCGCGGTTCGCACACGTCACCGAGCGCCACCGGCGTGAGCTGCAGGTGCACTGCTACCGGATGCTCGCGAACTACGACGACGCCCAGGACATGACGCAGGAGACGTTCCTGCGAGCGTGGAACAAGCGGGAGTCGTTCAAGGGCCACGCCGCGCTGCGGACCTGGCTGTACCGGATCGCGACGAACGCCTGCCTCGACTTCCTGGAGAAGCGCAACGACCGCACACCTGTGCCGTCCGAGCTACCGGACCCCGGATCCGAGATGCTGTACCTGCAGCCGTACCCCGACCGGATGCTCCCCGAGGACCCGCAGGAATCGGTGGTGGCGCGGGAGACGATCGAGCTGGCGTTCATCGTCGCCGTCCAGCACCTGCCGCCGCGGCAGCGGGCGGTGTTCATCCTGCGCGACGTCCTCGGCTGGCCGGCGTCGAAGGTCGCCGGCGCCCTCGAGCTGACCGTCGCATCGGCGACCAGCGCACTGCAGCGGGCGCGCGTGACGATGCGCGAGCAGCTGCCCGACCGCCGCATCGACTGGCGGGGCCCCGCCACCCACGCGCTGTCGGACGACGAACGCGGCGTCGTGAAGTCGTACATCGACGCCCATGAGCGCAACGACCTCGACGGGCTGATGTCCCTGCTGCGCGACGAGCTGCGCTTCGCGATGCTGCCCGACATGGGCACCGTGCTCATGACGGCCGAGGACGCGGTGGACGGCTGGGTCTCCGGCGGGCTCTTCCAGCGCGGCCACGACGACTGGCGCGGTATCAGCACGACGGTCAACCGATTGCCGGCCGCCGCGCTGTACCTCCGCACCCCCGACGACCCGGACTACCGGTTGTTCGCCATCGCGGTCCTGCACATCGTCGACGGGAAGATCGCCGAGCTCACCGGATTCGACGCAACCGACAAACCATGGCTGGGCCTGCCCCCGACGCTGTGA
- a CDS encoding 2Fe-2S iron-sulfur cluster-binding protein, giving the protein MTTVDQVEAALGRPPSMIMLKQISALDEGCRTVLAHSPLAGFGYRDADGVSRTTFIGGRPGFVRVHSPTRMSFTLPDGDAHGPVSFLFLLPGVGETLRVNGSVAKQKGAETFVDVDEAYVHCAQAVIRSRLWQPPAPAEPAPEVEGDVAGGGGPLCGPGVAEFLAAAPFLALSTWDGSGGSDTSPRGDRQTVARILDGRTLAVPDRKGNKRADSLRNLLQDDRLSFAALVPGRTGVLHVRGRGSITDDPALLETMALRGTPPHAALLIDVEHAEVTASDAVTRSRVWTVAAHLETGAAPDLLALAGDHLAANTAEAGNGLLGRVLQVVAGIPGITRVLRLVTDRAYRSGLRKEGYEDIEVGSRRGGRLKVPAVEPAAGNSLREVRIAEVRRETASAVTLVLEDAEHPGSFDFRAGQFFTLVADVDGRPVRRAYSASSAPGASRLEVTVKHVEGGRFSTHVHRNMRPGDRLSVRGPSGAFHADPAAGHEVVLVAAGSGVTPMMSMIRTLLPAARMTVRIALLYSSRTKEEVIFADELLRLEKEHPERLSVTHVLTQERGRLDAAGVRRWITELRPSEDARYYMCGPVALTDTVQGVLTELGVPDDHVHHERYTSGADTTTTIVAPQQMIVEDGVHEVGSVVVEPGQTLLDAGLAAGLPMPYSCTVGNCGDCMVKLRGGEVAMNGPNCLTPQQKADGYVLTCVGCPLSKVSLDIAEP; this is encoded by the coding sequence ATGACGACGGTCGACCAGGTCGAGGCAGCACTGGGACGACCACCGTCGATGATCATGCTGAAACAGATCAGCGCCCTCGACGAAGGCTGCCGGACGGTACTGGCGCACAGCCCACTCGCCGGTTTCGGCTACCGCGACGCCGACGGCGTCAGCCGCACGACATTCATCGGCGGCAGACCCGGATTCGTGCGCGTCCACTCGCCCACGCGGATGTCGTTCACCCTGCCCGATGGCGATGCGCACGGCCCGGTGTCGTTCCTGTTCCTCCTGCCGGGCGTCGGGGAGACGTTGCGCGTCAACGGTTCCGTGGCAAAGCAGAAGGGTGCCGAGACGTTCGTAGACGTCGACGAGGCGTACGTGCACTGCGCGCAGGCCGTCATCCGCTCGCGCCTGTGGCAGCCACCCGCTCCCGCCGAGCCTGCGCCCGAGGTCGAGGGCGACGTGGCTGGGGGCGGGGGCCCGCTGTGCGGACCCGGCGTCGCCGAGTTCCTCGCCGCCGCCCCGTTCCTCGCCCTGTCCACCTGGGACGGGTCGGGTGGCAGTGACACCAGTCCGCGGGGAGACCGGCAGACCGTTGCGCGGATCCTCGACGGCCGGACGCTCGCCGTCCCGGACCGGAAGGGCAACAAGCGCGCGGACAGCCTCCGCAACCTCCTCCAGGACGACCGGCTCTCGTTCGCCGCACTCGTACCGGGGCGGACTGGGGTGCTGCACGTCAGGGGGCGGGGCTCGATCACCGACGACCCCGCGTTGCTGGAGACGATGGCGTTGCGCGGGACGCCCCCGCACGCGGCGCTGCTCATCGACGTCGAACACGCCGAGGTCACCGCCAGCGACGCCGTGACGCGATCGCGGGTGTGGACCGTGGCCGCACATCTCGAGACGGGCGCGGCGCCGGACCTGCTCGCGCTGGCCGGGGACCACCTCGCGGCGAACACGGCCGAAGCCGGGAACGGCCTGCTCGGTCGCGTGCTCCAGGTCGTTGCGGGGATCCCCGGGATCACCCGGGTGTTGCGGCTGGTGACGGACCGCGCCTACCGGTCCGGGCTGCGGAAGGAGGGCTACGAGGACATCGAGGTCGGCTCGCGGCGTGGCGGGCGACTGAAGGTTCCCGCCGTCGAGCCCGCGGCGGGGAACTCGTTGCGGGAGGTGCGGATCGCCGAGGTGCGCCGAGAGACGGCCAGCGCGGTGACCCTCGTGCTGGAAGACGCCGAGCACCCGGGTTCCTTCGACTTCCGGGCCGGGCAGTTCTTCACGCTGGTCGCGGACGTCGACGGCCGACCGGTGCGGCGCGCCTACTCGGCGTCGTCGGCGCCAGGGGCATCGCGGCTGGAGGTCACGGTCAAGCACGTCGAAGGCGGCCGGTTCTCGACCCACGTCCACCGGAACATGCGACCCGGCGACCGGCTCTCGGTGCGCGGTCCGTCCGGGGCGTTCCACGCCGACCCGGCGGCGGGGCACGAGGTCGTCCTGGTCGCCGCGGGCAGTGGTGTCACGCCGATGATGAGCATGATCCGCACCCTGCTGCCGGCAGCTCGGATGACTGTCCGGATCGCGCTGCTCTACAGCAGCCGCACGAAGGAGGAGGTCATCTTCGCCGACGAGCTCCTCCGGCTGGAGAAGGAACACCCGGAGCGGTTGTCGGTCACGCACGTCCTGACGCAGGAGCGCGGGCGGCTCGACGCTGCGGGCGTGCGCCGCTGGATCACCGAGCTGCGGCCGTCAGAAGACGCCCGGTACTACATGTGCGGTCCCGTGGCGCTGACGGACACGGTCCAGGGCGTCCTGACCGAGCTCGGTGTGCCGGACGACCACGTGCACCACGAGCGCTACACCAGCGGGGCGGACACGACCACCACGATCGTCGCGCCGCAGCAGATGATCGTCGAGGACGGGGTGCACGAGGTCGGCTCCGTGGTGGTCGAGCCCGGCCAGACGCTTCTCGACGCCGGGCTCGCGGCGGGGCTGCCGATGCCGTACTCGTGCACGGTCGGCAACTGCGGGGACTGCATGGTGAAGCTCCGGGGCGGGGAGGTCGCGATGAACGGGCCGAACTGCCTCACGCCGCAGCAGAAGGCCGACGGCTACGTCCTGACGTGCGTCGGCTGCCCGCTGTCCAAGGTCAGCCTGGACATCGCAGAGCCGTGA
- a CDS encoding TetR/AcrR family transcriptional regulator, with protein sequence MRADAARNLDAVLQAGARLLAEDPGASVAAIATAAGVDRRTVYRRFPNRDALLCGVFQAKLDAFDDVLTQSRLTEAPVGVALHKFVEGAVAVVRSYPVSNDQMDSSSSVFQRFVEQRARVEAFLRRAADEGLIRADLPDGMAWALLYEIVNLVARQFSDLETGRAADLAVEVLLGGVGSS encoded by the coding sequence ATGCGCGCAGATGCTGCACGCAACCTCGACGCAGTTCTCCAGGCCGGAGCCAGGCTACTGGCCGAGGATCCCGGAGCGAGCGTCGCCGCCATCGCGACGGCCGCCGGGGTGGACCGGCGCACCGTGTACCGGCGGTTCCCCAACCGGGACGCACTGCTCTGCGGGGTGTTCCAGGCCAAGCTGGACGCGTTCGACGACGTCCTCACCCAGAGCCGACTGACGGAGGCGCCGGTCGGTGTGGCCCTGCACAAGTTCGTCGAGGGTGCCGTCGCGGTCGTCCGCAGCTACCCGGTGAGCAACGACCAGATGGACAGTTCGTCGAGCGTCTTCCAGAGGTTCGTCGAGCAGCGCGCGCGGGTCGAGGCCTTCCTGCGGCGGGCCGCGGACGAGGGGCTGATCCGGGCCGACCTGCCGGACGGGATGGCATGGGCCCTGCTGTACGAAATCGTGAACCTGGTGGCCCGCCAGTTCTCCGACCTGGAGACCGGCCGCGCCGCCGACCTCGCCGTCGAGGTCCTGCTGGGAGGCGTCGGCTCCAGCTGA
- a CDS encoding inorganic phosphate transporter: MSVLVIAVILMALLFDFTNGFHDTANAMATSIATGALRPRVAVLLAGALNLIGAFLSVQVALTISSGLVDEARITPQVIFGGLVGAILWNLLTWLAGLPSSSSHALLGGLIGGTWVFAGTSAIHFSTVVGKVLVPLALSPIVAGLVALAATWLAYRIAAHGDPRTTTRGFRNAQVVSASMVALAHGTNDAQKTMGVITLTLITVGLLPAHSAPPLWVILLCGLAIAAGTAMGGWRIIRTLGHRISNIESTQGFVAETASTAVILSSAHLGFALSTTQVTAGAVLGSAAGRRSGTVRWRVAAEMLVGWLLTLPAAAVLGGLAAWTASSGTTGTVLVAVVLVVLAGGIYRLSRRRPVTATTVNDEPLARRAVVAPARAVA; this comes from the coding sequence ATGTCCGTGTTGGTGATCGCGGTCATCCTGATGGCGCTGCTGTTCGACTTCACGAACGGTTTCCACGACACGGCCAACGCGATGGCGACCTCGATCGCCACCGGGGCCCTGCGGCCCCGGGTCGCGGTGCTGCTGGCCGGAGCGTTGAACCTGATCGGGGCGTTCCTGTCGGTGCAGGTGGCTCTGACGATCTCCAGCGGCCTGGTCGACGAGGCCCGCATCACCCCGCAGGTGATCTTCGGAGGGCTGGTCGGGGCGATCCTGTGGAACCTGCTCACCTGGCTGGCCGGGCTGCCGTCGAGCTCGTCCCACGCCCTGCTCGGCGGCCTGATCGGCGGGACGTGGGTGTTCGCCGGAACCAGCGCCATCCACTTCTCCACGGTGGTCGGCAAGGTGCTGGTGCCGCTGGCGCTCTCGCCCATCGTGGCCGGGCTGGTGGCGCTGGCCGCGACATGGCTCGCCTACCGCATCGCCGCGCACGGCGACCCACGCACGACCACCCGGGGCTTCCGGAACGCACAGGTCGTGTCGGCGTCGATGGTCGCGCTGGCGCACGGGACGAACGACGCGCAGAAGACCATGGGCGTGATCACCCTGACACTGATCACCGTCGGCCTGCTGCCGGCGCACTCCGCTCCGCCGCTCTGGGTGATCCTGCTGTGCGGGCTGGCCATCGCGGCGGGCACCGCGATGGGGGGCTGGCGGATCATCCGGACCCTCGGCCACCGGATCAGCAACATCGAGAGCACCCAGGGTTTCGTGGCCGAGACCGCGAGCACCGCGGTCATCCTCAGCTCGGCGCACCTCGGCTTCGCCTTGTCGACCACGCAGGTCACCGCCGGAGCCGTGCTCGGAAGCGCGGCGGGCCGCCGCTCGGGCACCGTGCGCTGGCGGGTGGCGGCCGAGATGCTCGTCGGCTGGCTGCTGACCCTGCCCGCCGCGGCCGTCCTCGGGGGGCTGGCCGCCTGGACGGCATCCAGTGGCACCACCGGAACCGTGCTGGTCGCCGTCGTCCTCGTCGTACTGGCCGGTGGCATCTACCGGCTCTCCCGGCGCAGGCCGGTCACCGCCACCACCGTCAACGACGAGCCCCTCGCCCGGCGCGCCGTCGTCGCGCCCGCCCGAGCGGTCGCGTAA
- a CDS encoding dihydrofolate reductase family protein, producing MRKLIFGMNVTLDGYIAAPGDDIGWSGPPSDELFQWWLDHERACDLTLYGRKLWETMSSYWPTGDEQPNATPAEIEFARNWRDTPKVVFSSTIDKVDWNTRLVTGDAVAEITRLKAEDGGPMSIGGATLAGAAMRAGLIDEYELATYPVLLGGGTPFFAALDSWVNLNLVETRTFPGGVVLTRYETRR from the coding sequence ATGCGGAAACTGATCTTCGGCATGAACGTGACCCTGGACGGCTACATCGCCGCGCCCGGCGACGACATCGGCTGGAGCGGGCCGCCGAGCGACGAGCTGTTCCAGTGGTGGCTCGACCACGAGCGGGCGTGCGATCTGACGCTGTACGGGCGCAAGCTGTGGGAGACGATGAGCTCCTACTGGCCGACCGGCGACGAGCAGCCCAACGCCACCCCGGCCGAGATCGAGTTCGCGCGGAACTGGCGGGACACGCCGAAGGTGGTGTTCTCCTCGACGATCGACAAGGTGGACTGGAACACCCGTCTTGTCACCGGCGACGCGGTCGCCGAGATCACCCGGCTCAAGGCAGAGGACGGCGGCCCGATGAGCATCGGTGGCGCCACGCTCGCCGGGGCGGCCATGCGGGCCGGGCTGATCGACGAGTACGAGCTGGCCACCTACCCGGTCCTGTTGGGCGGCGGTACACCGTTCTTCGCGGCGCTGGACAGCTGGGTGAACCTGAACCTGGTGGAGACGCGGACGTTTCCCGGCGGCGTGGTGCTGACCCGGTACGAGACGAGGCGCTGA
- a CDS encoding histidine phosphatase family protein, whose translation MRRVLVGVVAVALSVMLAACAASPQTSGTSASGTAAPGTVVMVIRHGEKPEGSEPGFDAQGNKDDSSLTAVGWQRAERLADLFDPQSGQPRTGLVRPAAIYAAGANDDGEGARTRETVAPLAERLGIAVNTDYGKGDEEKLVDQLTAEPGPTLICWAHGELPTIADAFPDVTPTPPKDWPDDRFDVVWTFTKTADGWHFAQLPELVLPQDQADVIDD comes from the coding sequence GTGCGGCGAGTGCTCGTGGGTGTCGTCGCGGTGGCGCTGTCAGTGATGCTGGCCGCCTGTGCTGCCTCCCCGCAGACGTCGGGCACCTCGGCGTCGGGCACCGCAGCGCCGGGCACCGTGGTGATGGTGATCCGGCACGGTGAGAAGCCGGAAGGCTCGGAACCCGGCTTCGACGCACAAGGAAACAAGGACGACAGCTCACTGACCGCGGTCGGCTGGCAGCGGGCGGAACGGCTGGCGGATCTCTTCGATCCGCAGTCGGGGCAGCCCCGTACGGGGCTCGTCCGCCCCGCGGCGATCTACGCGGCCGGAGCGAACGACGACGGTGAGGGTGCACGCACCCGCGAGACGGTCGCACCGCTCGCCGAGCGGCTCGGGATCGCGGTGAACACCGACTACGGCAAGGGCGACGAAGAGAAGCTCGTCGACCAGCTGACCGCGGAGCCGGGACCCACCCTGATCTGCTGGGCGCACGGCGAACTGCCCACCATCGCCGACGCCTTCCCCGATGTGACGCCCACGCCGCCGAAGGACTGGCCGGACGACCGGTTCGACGTGGTCTGGACCTTCACCAAGACGGCCGACGGCTGGCACTTCGCCCAGCTCCCGGAGCTCGTGCTGCCCCAGGACCAGGCCGACGTCATCGACGACTAG
- a CDS encoding TetR/AcrR family transcriptional regulator, translating into MPSADRRLEPRRKPRQVRAELTRERILTAAAHVFAEHGYAAGTTNRIAERARISIGSLYQYFPNKDAILAELLIQHIDRGTWTAADALDLSPGTLEATVQALVRDAIDNHRDDPRLLRVMIEEAPVSQELLDTISRHGKLRTAQVRDVIVGHPDVRVGDPDVAAEIILFTVEMNTHKFMAAPRTVPVETFENELVAMVTRYLRGDQ; encoded by the coding sequence ATGCCGTCGGCAGACCGCCGCTTGGAGCCACGTCGGAAGCCCCGCCAGGTGCGCGCCGAGCTCACGCGCGAGCGCATCCTCACCGCGGCTGCTCACGTTTTCGCCGAGCACGGCTACGCCGCCGGCACCACCAACCGCATCGCCGAGCGGGCCCGCATCTCCATCGGCTCGCTGTACCAGTACTTCCCGAACAAGGACGCCATCCTCGCCGAGCTCCTGATCCAGCACATCGACCGCGGCACCTGGACCGCCGCCGACGCGCTCGACCTCTCGCCCGGCACGCTGGAGGCGACGGTCCAGGCGCTCGTCCGCGACGCGATCGACAACCACCGCGACGATCCCCGGCTGCTCCGGGTGATGATCGAGGAGGCGCCGGTCTCCCAGGAGCTGCTCGACACGATCAGCCGGCACGGGAAGTTGCGCACGGCCCAGGTCCGCGACGTGATCGTCGGGCACCCCGACGTCCGCGTGGGGGATCCCGACGTCGCCGCGGAGATCATCCTGTTCACCGTGGAGATGAACACGCACAAGTTCATGGCCGCTCCGCGGACCGTCCCCGTCGAGACGTTCGAGAACGAGCTGGTCGCCATGGTGACCCGCTACCTGCGCGGGGATCAGTAG
- a CDS encoding DUF4956 domain-containing protein yields MNVNDLISQAIAQYSGFGIELAIDLVGILLMAYVLYFRRHWRADLLLSYVTLNIGIFVVMSVLSTVRVDIAIGFGLFAILSIIRLRSSAVTQQEVAYYFVALVMGLINGLDVADRALVIALNVLLLVVMAVFDSKPLRDRSRRLDVHLKGVYDSDAALVADLERELGGRIMYHEVTEIDLGRQHTTVDVRYRPGAGVSRQGRFEALASEPVAPPELPAERAEHLVSTGARDNAQNRSDRMEVLVPTGARDSGENRSDRVE; encoded by the coding sequence GTGAATGTCAATGATCTGATCAGCCAGGCCATCGCGCAGTACTCCGGCTTCGGGATCGAGCTCGCGATCGACCTCGTGGGCATCCTGTTGATGGCCTACGTGCTGTACTTCCGCCGCCACTGGCGGGCGGACCTGCTGCTGTCCTACGTGACGCTCAACATCGGCATCTTCGTCGTGATGTCCGTGCTGAGCACCGTGCGGGTGGACATCGCCATCGGCTTCGGACTCTTCGCGATCCTGTCGATCATCCGGTTGCGGTCCAGCGCGGTGACCCAGCAGGAGGTGGCCTACTACTTCGTCGCGCTCGTCATGGGTCTGATCAACGGATTGGACGTGGCCGACCGCGCGCTGGTCATCGCCCTCAACGTCCTGCTGCTGGTGGTCATGGCCGTGTTCGACAGCAAGCCTCTGCGCGACCGGTCCCGCCGCCTGGATGTCCACCTGAAGGGCGTGTACGACAGCGACGCGGCACTCGTGGCGGACCTCGAGCGCGAGCTGGGCGGGCGGATCATGTACCACGAGGTCACGGAGATCGACCTGGGGCGCCAGCACACCACCGTCGACGTGCGGTACCGGCCCGGGGCCGGCGTCAGCCGGCAGGGACGCTTCGAGGCGCTTGCCTCGGAGCCGGTCGCGCCGCCGGAGCTTCCCGCCGAGCGGGCGGAGCATCTCGTCTCCACCGGTGCTCGCGACAACGCCCAGAACCGGTCGGATCGGATGGAGGTTCTCGTTCCCACCGGTGCTCGCGACAGCGGCGAGAACCGGTCGGATCGGGTGGAGTGA